In one Candidatus Nitronereus thalassa genomic region, the following are encoded:
- a CDS encoding glycosyltransferase: MPVGIAIIIGQLGIGGAEQQLFYFLSGIDRTRFCPEVINLGSESNEHWAGPIDQLGINVWHVPRSLGRLQRILKIVNILRTKKVKVVHSWVFHTNPYAKLCGKLAGVPLQVGSMRENYEGLPKSQLLRWLGLRSNVLVTNSAFTAQHLSESNHPKLQVKVVPNGIGVSQEFSPADLLGLRAKLGILPNQLLMGSIGRLDHNKNHAMLVNVFCMLEPQWPDLRLMIIGEGPLRSLLINMAKSKGVSDKVFFPGAIPNAAQYLPAFDVCCLTSWTEGMPNLVMEAAAAKVPVVSTDCGGSKELIDHGVTGYLVSPNNTEDMAKYVNGLLKYPDSREFMGKAGREKMERDFGLKQMVMNMTTVYLDALAEKGAQ; the protein is encoded by the coding sequence ATGCCAGTTGGTATTGCCATCATTATTGGCCAGTTAGGAATTGGAGGCGCGGAACAGCAGCTTTTTTATTTCCTTTCGGGAATAGATCGAACTCGGTTTTGTCCTGAGGTGATAAATCTAGGTTCTGAGTCCAATGAACATTGGGCTGGCCCGATTGATCAATTAGGAATCAATGTTTGGCATGTGCCACGGTCATTAGGCCGACTCCAGCGAATTTTGAAAATCGTCAACATCTTACGGACCAAAAAGGTAAAAGTGGTCCATAGCTGGGTATTTCATACCAATCCCTATGCAAAGCTATGTGGAAAATTAGCCGGTGTGCCATTACAAGTTGGTTCGATGCGAGAAAATTACGAAGGATTACCCAAGAGCCAATTATTGAGGTGGCTAGGCCTTCGAAGCAATGTTCTTGTGACAAACTCTGCGTTTACTGCACAGCATTTATCTGAAAGCAATCATCCAAAACTGCAGGTGAAAGTGGTGCCTAATGGGATCGGAGTGTCTCAAGAGTTCAGCCCCGCGGATCTTCTGGGTCTGAGAGCAAAGTTGGGTATTTTGCCCAATCAGTTGTTGATGGGAAGTATAGGTCGGCTTGATCATAATAAAAACCATGCGATGTTGGTCAACGTATTTTGTATGTTGGAACCTCAATGGCCTGACTTACGATTAATGATCATTGGCGAAGGTCCCCTAAGATCCTTGTTGATAAACATGGCGAAAAGCAAAGGGGTTAGTGACAAAGTGTTTTTCCCCGGTGCTATTCCCAATGCCGCTCAATATTTACCTGCTTTTGATGTTTGTTGCCTAACATCATGGACTGAGGGGATGCCTAATTTGGTGATGGAAGCCGCAGCAGCAAAAGTTCCAGTTGTGTCAACTGATTGTGGAGGGAGTAAAGAACTGATTGATCATGGAGTGACTGGATATTTGGTTTCCCCAAATAATACTGAAGATATGGCGAAATATGTCAATGGCCTTTTGAAATATCCAGATAGTCGGGAGTTCATGGGCAAGGCTGGGCGGGAAAAAATGGAAAGGGATTTTGGCCTAAAGCAAATGGTGATGAATATGACGACTGTATATCTGGATGCCTTGGCTGAAAAAGGAGCACAATGA
- the asnB gene encoding asparagine synthase (glutamine-hydrolyzing), with protein MCGIAGLFNLNGRPLDEPAIVKRMASKLVHRGPDEEGALVDGPVGFGFRRLRVIDLEAGTQPVSNEDGTIWVMFNGEIYNFKELRVDLQNRGHRFRTNSDTEVIVHAYETYGLDFTYHLRGMFAVALWDSQKRQVILTRDRIGKKPLFWSIHNHQLAFASEIKALLPWPGLNRALNARAIHDYLSFLYVPSPKSIFEHVHKLPPGHRLVACVDTGHIELTRYWQFQPEPDRGKSRKYFVDGLRSLLEESVRLRLRSDVPLGAFLSGGLDSTAVVGLMSNALPSTQVKTFSMGFQDKRFDETHYARIAARAYGTDHTEEIVGPYNVDLLKRLVWYLDEPFSDSSAIPTYQVSQIARKHVTVALSGDGGDELFAGYPRYQYVRWLRKMALLPKGLRHSLGWLSRAGYHLLEDTWRSGSENLRKLGKAIDLSALAEPERMVALLSYYDEIDKRALYSGDFSAHLQDYSSLTNNGNHLNNLSVFEDPIVGFMARDLETNLVDDSLVKVDRMSMACSLEVRCPLLDHKLVEFAGTIPPEMKLEGQNSKSILKEALADVLPQEIVNRGKSGFAVPFGGWFKSGEWKALLEDCLSSDSVKRRGLFDPLSVGKIRQAIVTDDGERALRISTHQLWHRVWTLVMFELWARQYLD; from the coding sequence ACCCAACCGGTCTCTAATGAAGACGGAACCATTTGGGTCATGTTTAATGGGGAAATTTATAACTTTAAGGAATTGCGCGTTGATTTACAGAACCGAGGGCATCGATTTCGGACAAATTCCGACACCGAGGTCATTGTTCATGCCTATGAAACGTATGGATTGGATTTCACCTATCATCTGCGTGGAATGTTTGCGGTGGCCTTGTGGGATAGTCAAAAAAGACAGGTGATTTTGACTAGAGATCGTATTGGAAAGAAACCATTATTTTGGAGTATTCACAACCACCAACTAGCGTTTGCGTCTGAAATTAAAGCCTTGCTCCCTTGGCCAGGATTAAACCGAGCACTCAACGCCAGAGCGATCCATGATTATCTAAGTTTTCTTTATGTGCCATCTCCAAAATCAATCTTTGAACATGTGCACAAACTTCCCCCTGGTCACCGATTAGTGGCATGTGTTGATACTGGTCATATAGAGTTGACCCGATATTGGCAATTTCAGCCAGAGCCTGATCGGGGAAAATCACGAAAATATTTTGTGGATGGGCTACGTAGCCTATTAGAAGAGTCAGTGCGACTGCGGTTACGTAGCGATGTGCCGTTGGGGGCTTTTTTGAGTGGTGGTCTCGATTCCACGGCGGTCGTGGGTTTAATGAGTAACGCACTGCCATCCACGCAGGTCAAGACCTTTAGTATGGGGTTTCAAGACAAACGATTTGATGAAACCCACTATGCTCGCATAGCGGCAAGGGCCTATGGTACCGACCATACGGAGGAAATTGTCGGCCCGTATAACGTCGATCTTTTGAAACGATTGGTGTGGTATTTAGATGAGCCATTTTCCGATTCTTCTGCGATCCCTACCTATCAGGTATCACAAATTGCTCGCAAACATGTGACCGTGGCGCTTTCTGGAGATGGCGGAGATGAATTGTTTGCCGGATATCCTCGTTATCAGTATGTCCGGTGGCTTCGAAAAATGGCCCTTCTACCCAAAGGACTTCGTCATTCCCTAGGGTGGTTATCTCGGGCGGGTTATCATCTCTTGGAAGATACATGGCGTTCTGGGAGTGAGAATTTAAGAAAATTGGGGAAGGCGATTGATTTAAGTGCACTGGCTGAGCCGGAGCGTATGGTTGCGCTGCTCAGTTATTACGATGAAATTGACAAGCGAGCCCTCTACTCTGGTGATTTCTCTGCGCATTTGCAGGATTATTCCAGCCTGACCAACAACGGAAACCATCTGAACAATCTTTCCGTTTTTGAAGATCCCATCGTTGGTTTTATGGCCCGCGATCTTGAGACCAATCTAGTCGATGATTCCTTAGTCAAAGTGGATCGGATGTCAATGGCTTGTTCCCTGGAGGTGCGATGCCCTTTGCTGGATCACAAGCTTGTTGAATTTGCAGGGACGATTCCCCCTGAGATGAAGCTAGAGGGTCAAAATAGCAAATCAATTCTCAAAGAAGCGTTGGCTGATGTCCTTCCCCAGGAAATCGTGAATCGCGGGAAATCCGGGTTTGCCGTGCCATTTGGGGGATGGTTTAAATCGGGTGAATGGAAAGCCTTATTAGAAGATTGTCTCTCTTCAGATTCAGTCAAACGACGTGGTCTGTTTGATCCACTCAGTGTTGGAAAAATACGGCAAGCCATTGTCACTGATGATGGGGAACGAGCACTGAGGATTAGTACCCATCAACTTTGGCACCGGGTGTGGACTCTTGTCATGTTCGAACTTTGGGCAAGGCAATACCTCGATTAG